The sequence tttgccattttttaatttgtgatgTTGGCATGTATGTTATGCCGCtttgaattttgtttaaaaataaaacttttgtatatgttttcatgtaagatgatttttgaaaaacctTTAACATGATTTGTAATTTTCACATCATTTTCACTGTGTGTTTGACTCAAATAGCATGTATAGGTTTAACAATTTGAGTATGATTCATAAATCCTCTATAATTTGAGTATGTTTATATCTATTATGcctttttcaatatatattttttttttggttaaaccCCTGTTCGGTAAaatattcatcatcttctttcttcCTACTTTGACCACTCATCATTTCCTTTTAATTTTCATGCTAGTTCCCCCTGACAGCAAATGAGTTTCTGGTCACCGATGTACAAACTCCAATTAGATCATTTTATTATGTTGTTGCAAAGAATACATTTTTGATTAACAGAAGAGTTTTATTGCTAAAATCCTCatgattgttttttctttgtgattttgtagttgtttacatataatattatattgatTTAGTCTTGAAGgtatttgtaataaaaaaaattcaagcaCAAAAAATGATAACAATTTTGAAGACAGAATTATAAAACAGTAGGTCTTCTCTACCTCCAAGATGTATTAGCACATACATTTCATTCTTCGCTACTCCTCACAGGGAAATAGTGTGGAAAATTAATAATACAATCCATACTAAATTGAAAATTTCTGGCATCCAATATTTttcaaagttaaaaaaacataattcaagtTTACCTACAACTGAACGAacagtaagagatataagaaaaagtatatattttatatttgtattactGTAAAAAGAATTGGACGTAGTAACCAATTTGGGATAATAGCTAAGATTTTATTAGATCAGAGTGTATACAATATTTTTACTAACttccaaattttattttggtacTTGAAAAAGTTAGTCATTCTATGGAGATGtccaacaaagaaaaagaagactGCGTACATGCTCTGAAATGGCAGAAACTTAAGGTGAGCGAAACTCTGGACTGGACATGCTCCAGTGTTGTCTTTACATCTCCCTGCATGCTTCTGAAAACCTCCTTGAGCACTGCTTTGTACTTTTCGGCAGGCCATAACTGGACGGATGGGTTAACAAACTTGAAGGAGTTTCCCAGCCATGTTTCGTCTACGGTAGAGGGAGGGAGTGATCATAATCAATCTGCGGTGGCCTGGAATGGGACTGTGAGGGTTTCGCAGCAACTTGTGGTGTATGTGGTACTGAGGTGGTTGCAACATCTGATGCCTTATCATATCCTGGATGTCGGTTATTCAGATGCCTTCCAAGATTACCTTTAAAAGAGGGAATACATAAAAGGTTACATCAGGACCTTGGAGGAAGATTTAAACACTGATGCAATTACCTGTGGCGGTTGCAATGGAGTAGCTTTGACCACAGAGTTTGCATTTGCGAGTCTTGCTGTCAGGTGCGGTCTCGAAGTATTTAAGGAAGACTGAAGTCATAGTCTTCTTGCGTTTAGGGGGGAGCGGTCGTTGTTGTCAAAAGAGGAGCCTAAGGCAATGTCAGTGGGATCAGAGTGTGGAAGGAGTGACATATCCATCATTGCTTTGCGTTCCATTTCTACAAtcatcaaaacaaaaagaattgaTCAATAAGTAGTCTCTCTCTCCACAAAACATCATCAAGTTCAATACTTTTTCTTACAAAGGCGTTAACCTTTGTAGGTTTTGAAAGCCTTGTTAACATTCCAATCCATCTGATTCCAAGCTTCTTTGCCCCTTTCAAGCTCCAGTTTGAGATTCTAGGCACTGGAAAAGGTAAACAATCGAATAAAAAGCAGAGATCTTGAACAACATGTGAGCAGCGGTTGCTGAGaacagaaagagagagagagacgtacCGAAGAAAGAGCAGTCTGCTTATAAAGTCATTGTTAAGTGTTGGCCATGAAAACTTGCTTAATGGCAACAATGGAGACTTTgcatcatctcttcttcttcttgcttcttttgCATTAAATGAGTCATGAGgctattttttgttataatgaaCTAATACAATCATTTTAAGCCGAACTGGACTTTCAATATAACACACAGAGATTGTTATATActcaaattaaagaaaaataaggGATAAGTAGGCATACATGTTCGTCGAAAAGGAGCATCTCTAGTCCATAAAGGTTCCACCTTTTGCAATGTTTCTGACTTCCTAGAAGTGGATCAAGAGCTCTGATTTCGCTTGATCCGGCTGGACCTGGTGAGGCGACGCTGAAGTAAAAAGCTGAGATTTTCCAATCGATTTCATAGCCATGGCTGTAGCTATTTCAGAGTAGGTTCTGATTTTCTGCGGAGTTAAGGGGTAGACACAACGATTTATATAGGAAGAGGATGAATGGAAAGTGGAACGAAACAATTAATAGGAGCTTAAAGATCTTCACTGATTGATCAGTAATGTCTGAAGGTTTACGTTTAGTTCAGAGAGGAACGGATgagagagaagaagtggagCAGTTGCGGGGAGGGAGAGATCGATTCATAGACTCCGACGGAAATAGGGCTTGGCAAGGTGGGCTTGTTATAGGCCAAATTAAAATGTTAAGACAGCCTACGACAAAGAAACGAAACCCAGTTTTGATCAGTCAAAACAGTACTGACGTGGCATAATAAAAGCTCTTGATTAGTTGATTTTTCTAGCTGAGGTGGACACCCTCTCTATTAAAGATATGcaacttttagtatagtatagatactGCTCTGTGGGCAGACAGCTTAAGGTTTAGCAACTAAGGGGGCGACTGGTTTTTCCGCTACAACCcacaaacgcagcttttgcggttggtaacggttgtcggcggtttgcaacaatcactcgaATCGTCTAAACcgtttcaaaccgctccgaatctcataaaCTCAAAAGCTGGCtacagctagcgtttgcggttgcaggCAGTTGCAggagggtaaattttttttctttttttttaaaacaatatatatacaaaagtaaaaatatttaaaattaaaattatgaaaatattatatctattatattttaattaatattataaaattttataataaaaaaaatttcaataaattttcaaaaattaaaattataattttctaaatataaattttttatttattataattttatgatttttgatatttttataattatattaaatgtaaatattgttaatttattatttgactgttaccgcatttggtagttaacccgtcataagtcacccgcaaacgtaccaatttttaaccgcagtaccaatcgtacaaatctcttaaaaccgctagaaaccgcaaccgccctcatccacaaactcccgcaaccgttgtgtttgaaccagtcaggccctaaaTCAAACCTCACAAAACAAACACACGTACAGTGGATGTCTTTTACATTTCCTCGCGGTATTCAACGACACAACTTACACCTCCCTGCTAACGCCCCCACCTCCAACCCACTGCACCAAGTCAAGTTTATGCACAACATTACTAACATAGTTATGGTTTTCACCTTCACAGATTGTGCAACAACTACATGGACCTCTTCCCCTGCGCTTGCGCGGGGTCCAGCCAGCCCctagtaaaaaaagaaaagagaaagtcAAAGAAACAAAATCATGGAGGGAGGGATTGACCTTGCCCAATCGAAATTTGGGCCGAGTATATGGGCCGATACATTTCTTTTTCTGACCACAGAAGTCCTCCTTCTCTCTGACCACAAAGCAAAGGAAGCGTCTTGGTGGTGGACTGGAAAGGAAGCGTCTTCGTGTTGGttatctgcaaaaaaaaaaaaaaaaaaaaaagatatgccTGGGATTCGCGGACCTTCAGATTACTCGCAAGAACCATCTCGTGACCCTTGTCTCAAAATCAACGCAAAGGCAAGCCCctcctttcttcttttctttgctTCGTTTCTGATCCATCGATCTGCTATTGATTCCATTTTTGGGGTTCTGTGGTGATGACAGGAGCCCTTCAATGCCGAACCTCCTCGCTCCGCCTTAGTTCAATCTTACGTCACTCCCGTCCCTCTTTTCTACAAGCGAAATCACGGCCCCATTCCCATTATCGATCACATCGACAAGTAACACATCTCTTTCTCTCCATCTTTCAGTTTGGTTTGCAATTTGCCTTTTGTCTGAATATGGATCTTTGTTTCCACTTACCAGCTACTCCGTGTCTGTCACCGGACTGATCGATAACCCAACAAAGCTATTCATCAAAGACATCAAGTCCCTGCCCAAGTACAATGTCACTGCCACTCTACAGTGTGCGGGTAACAGAAGAACTGCTATGAGCAAAGTCAGGAATGTTAGAGGGGTTGGTTGGGATGTTTCTGCCATTGGCAACGGTTCTTTCTTCCTTTCTCCAaagatttatcttttttttttataatacaaaGACTGTTTAATAATAGTGTTTCCTTTCAGCTGTGTGGGGCGGGGCCAAATTGGCCGATGTTCTTGAGCTTTTGGGCGTTCCAAAGCTCACTAGCTCCACCAGTTTAGGTGGCAGACATGTTGAGTTTGTCAGTGTTGATCGCTGCAaggtatttatatatatatacaccttTCCCTTTCATCTTTAGTTTATGCgtttggttttgatttgatttgattcgtcTCTATGTAGGAGGAGAATGGTGGGCCTTACAAGGCGTCAATCCCTCTTAACCAAGCCACAAATCCTGAAGCCGATGTTTTACTCGCTTATGAGATGAATGGAGAGGTTTTTATATCTCTCCTTCTCTTTTTCATTGCTCAGTTGTATGttgattaaatgttttttttctccttGTTTGAAGATCCTGAACAGGGATCACGGGTATCCGTTAAGGCTGGTTGTCCCGGGTGTGATTGGTGCTCGTTCGGTTAAATGGCTTGATTCCATCAATGTAATCGCTGAAGAATGCCAGGTCTGTGCTCTCAGCATGCATGCTTACTGTTTTTTAGCAAATCAGAAACTGCTCTAAAGGATCACAGTGTTGTTGTGTTTGTAGGGATTTTTCATGCAAAAGATTACAAAATGTTCCCACCTTCTGTCAATTGGGACAATATTGACTGGTCCACAAGGAGGCCCCAAATGGATTTCCCTGTTCAGGTATACTATATTGTTGAATTTGGTCTGATTATAGAATTTTAAACCGAGCATTATTTCTTTGGACCACCACCAAATATGTTTCCTGTTTATGGTGTGAACAGAGTGCAATCTGCTCTTTGGAGGACGTGCAAATGGTGAAGCCTGGAAAGGTGAGAACTCTGATGTCATTTCCCAACCAATGCAGTAGCAAATTGAGTTGTAATATTTGGGTTTTTTGCAGGTAAGCATCAAAGGATATGCGGTTTCTGGAGGTGGGCGAGGGATCGAGCGAGTGGATATATCAATGGATGGAGGCAAAAGCTGGGTGGAAGCTTCTAGAACACAGGAACCAGAAAAGGATTACATCTCTGAGCACAGCTCTAGTGACAAATGGGCGTGGGTGTTGTTTGAAGCCACTATTGATGTCTCCCAGAGTACCACCGAGGTCATCGCCAAAGCGGTAAAaaaacttctctctctctcagataATAATAAAGTGAATTATTCTCTCGTATAATAATTATGGGAATTGTGGGGTAGGTGGATTCGGCGGCCAATGTTCAGCCGGAAATGTGGAGTCAGTGTGGAACTTAAGAGGGGTGCTCAATACATCGTGGCACCGTGTACTGCTCCGTCTTGGCCACTCTAACTTGTAGATCATCAAGTTACCCACCGCTTTGTCTGTCCTCTCCTTTTATCTCTTTTTCGGTTTCAAAAACTATGTGTGTGCCTGTGGATATGTGAGCAAAAGTTTGGGTTTTAGTTTAATAAGTGAGAAAACTCACCTGTGAATGTGATTACTCTGAGCTTTTGGTTGGTAAATTATAAATTGTACCTTTTACATCCAACCACGGTTTACAAATGGTGATGCGttatcctttatatattaaagcgCAAGTCGCCTAGCGAATAAGATAATGACATGTggaaacgtttttaaaatttaaataataaaaacgtaaatgcagaaaaaaatcaaaacagttcggttgaattttatttatttaccttatattttttaaaaaatccctAAAAATTCTCACATTATATCCATGATCTCTCTATCTTTAAAAcagttaacttttttttgaaatgagATTTAACGTAAATTCCTAAATTGTTTGCTATAACTCCATTTATTCTTTCTGAAATTTCTTCTTCTAATAACCAGACatatcaaaacttaaaaaaaaacaggttCATCAAATACTTTTTATGATCGTAACTACACTTACACTGCAAAATCTACAGTTCTACATGAACACCAAATAGTTTATTGCCAAGTGGTGTGCCACACCAATATTCTTCGTAAGGCATCTCTTTCAATGAACAGAGAAAAAGAACACAAACATGGATACATCAAAGTTTGATAGGCGGAGCATACATCAAAAGTTGGCGGATGAAGATTAACTCCAGGTTAGTAAAACTATAAATGCCCAACTCAAGTAAATTTTTAACCTTTTTTCTTATAACTTAACTATGaccttttttccttttctggTTTTCTACATTTTGGCAAAAACTAAATACTACATTGTGACAAAAGTAAACGtaaacaaaatatatcaaaattgacaaaatctaaaattactAACTAAACacctaaaacatttttttagccaaaaaaacaccttaaaattttgagagtcaccacaagaagaagaaaaaaaagttgtgGGAATAACTAAaaggaagagaaaagagaaagattCATGTCTAGATCAATCCTGATCACGTAGGATTCAAATATATACACTgtgttctatatttttatttgtagataTTTTAAGAATACACTGTATGGTATTAAAATGAAGAAAcgtaaaagaaaattataaaaaagaatcGTAAGAGAAGAAGGTCCAAATTAAGGTtggtattatgtatatatatacttaaaaataatgaaCATGATAACAATTAAAAAGGTTGTTCGTCACAACCTTATTTTGTGTCCCtgaatttgatttttcatatGTAATGGTTTATTGTTTGATAAACAGattaatatatgatgtttaTCTTGTGTCCACATTGGAGTATTGTAAGATAtataaacaacaacaataaatataatcctcaaaatacatatttttactCCCAAATTATATAaccttcaaaataatatttacttcCACTCTAAATTGTATATAActcaaaaacatttttcattGTTTATTACTACCTACCGTttccgaaagtaagattttctagattttatttttgttccacaaatatagattttctatattttaaggtacttttgtatatttttgagaaacattaattatgaataattgaattgattaaattttattggtcaatagttattggaaagtgtatagaaaaataaatagtaaattaaactttaaatatttattacattcTTAATAAACCTGaaaactctagaaaatcttattttcgGGAATAGAGGAAGTATAAGACGGTGCCCGTGCATAGCACGGGAGAAAACACTAGTTGTTATAATAAATGTGCATGGAATCATATGGTTGAGCATATAATGTATTCTCCTTGATTCACTGTCCACTCTCCTCCTAGTATAAAATATGTTGAGATTCTCATCATTCATGTAACCATAGTCATTCATGTAAACCATATGGTTGAGCACATAATGTATGCTCCTTGATTCACTGTCCACTCTCCTCCTAGTATAATATATGTTGAGATTCATGTGGATCATATACCTTTTGGGATAAGTGAAGAATTATACAGCTAAATAATTGGTAATTTTTTGTAGAACTGTATTCTTTTCTGTTACTCAAGAGTCACAGGAAGAGATCTGGTTTACAAAGTCAAGGATCTTCCTTAGTTTCTCTACTCTTTCTTTGTGACTTTTTCATAGAGATTTTATAAAGCCACAAAGATTACAATCTCAAGATCagtaatacaataaataaatgatCTTGAGACTTACACTGATCACAAACATCACATaacaagaagaaacaaaagcaaGAAACTTTGTTCACTTCTTTGAAGAAACCGTTGATGAAGATGATTCCGGCTCTTTCCACGCCGCTTGCCATTGCTTGTCATACAAGGTTGTCTCTTCAAACAAACCCTGGAGTTTGTCTAAATCTTCATTCTTGCGGATGAAAAGAACTCCAGCTACAGCCACAAACAAGAGTGTCTTGCAGAAGAAGCTTCCCATTTGATCAACAAGTCCCACTCCGGTAAGGCTATCAACAAAGTAAGACATGAAGAACCCTATCATCGCAGCACGACCTATAAGACAATACCCACcaatcaagaaaaaaacaaacttgAGATCATGTTAGTTGCAAAGTTACACAAGATCATTATTGAGTTATTATACCATTGAGGAGTTCAGCTTCTGGTAGGTGATACCGCTTCATCCAAGCCCACCATGGAATAATGGAGGTATCGAACAGAACAGGCTCGTCGTTAGTAGTTGTTTCCGGGTTGTCTTCAAGCCACTTTCTCCTCTTTGCCTCTACACATTATACAACAACCCTATAACGTATTACAAAACCAAAGCAAGGAGCTTTTGTAGTAAGTAACAGAGCACACTTAACCAGAAACGATTACAGAATCCCAATCGGTTTTGCCTTCTTTCTCGAACTGTTTCAGATCCCATGTTCCATTAACCCACTTCGCATCCTGAAACTTGATCTCCGTCGTGGTGGTTGTCAATTAGTCTCGTCGGAGGAGCTTTCCGTCGGAGATTTAACCGGAACTTCCTCTTTAGCGGGCGACGCAGGCTTTGGAATCTCAACGGTGGTTGCAGAGACTGTAGCAGACGTGCCGTTTTCGGAGGAGGAGCTCGAGtgagggagaagagagagaggcgcttggtggagaggagagagagtgagaTCTTGGGGGTGTGATTAGGGTTTTGAAGCGGAGAAGAGATCGGCGGGGAGAATAACGCCATTGATAGGGACATTTGCTGCTTGCTCACACACtctgtatctctctctctctctctctctcctctgtttTCAGTTAGTTTTTTCAGTTAGTTTGAATGTGTGGTTTGGAATGAGCTTCGAAggaagtgaaagagatgttatCGTTAATCGCTTCGAATGTATGtcgttttcgtttttttttgtttgcttactGAAACTACGTGACGTTTTGTGTTCTGATGAAACGAGATTATCAAAGGACTtcattcatttatatataaactaGAAGCccatttcaatttttctttcaatttagCCTTCCGCCCAAAGAAAACCAGATACCATACTTTAATTACTTACCAAAACTCAAAATTTATATGgatctttttttgttaataacttaaaggttttaaaaattttaaagaatgacgtcaaaaaattcattacattttttacactgttattttaaatattaatttgatattatatcataaaatattaaaaatattatatttataatttgtataacAGACAATTCCATCATTTTTGCATCTAATTTCACATGCATTATTATACTGAAtcttttttatgaaaaattatatCTGGATATCTTTTCTGCACCACTAAGctgtataaataatatttttctgaagCTTTGTTTATATGCCTATTTAGCTGAATATATAAATTTCTCGTGGTAATTGCAGAtctatgtattatttttaaatatttgcatAACCATGTAACAATTGTGCTGTGCTGTCAATATTCTTCTCGAGCTGAGACGAAAACGTTTACCTGTTACCGGGGTTGAagaataaaatgtattttgattgcAAGTGGAGAGGAATAGCAATATATGTAGAAAACCGGTTATAATTTGACATAGTTGATGTACATACATATCGAAGGAGCAATAATTTACGAGAGATGAgatgtataaatttttaaaatggttGGCGCCATTGTGATAAAAGGGAGATATTTTGAGACCTAGCGAAGATTTTTTCTACTCGGTGTGATAAAAGGAGTTATGATTATATCTAAGAAAGTGCTTTCAAGAAAGGGGAGTTTTTGTGATGTTAGTAATCGTATGTTGTAAGATAAACTTTATCTACTATCCAACCTAAGATATAACGTTTAATATTTTCGGCGTATGGGTTGAtgtaaaaaacttaatattgtgaaatattaattaagaagaagaaagtgtgATATTATTATTGGGATCCTATATTAGACATATATGTTGCATGAAGTTCATATTGGAATCAGTAACCggttataaattctataaaacCGAAACATCAGACCTATAACCggttataaattctataaattttagaCACAACTAGAGAATGAGTTTAACTTTTTAGAACGAGACGAtcttttaacatataaaatgtaTCTAAGCGCTTTGGATTTTTGCAGGAAAGAAAAATAGTAGTTGAATATTCTTGATTCTTTGCATTATTatcacacactctctctctctctttctctcctcaGTTCTTTGCATTTGTGGTAATAAACAATGTGTTCAGCTCACGTGTAACGTGTAACAGGTCGTATATTAGGGGCACGCTCGGTATTACCACAATTTATACAGTACTGTTACCTGTTAGCTAATTTAtatccttttttttgttatctagtGCAAAAACCCTTGTTTATAGGCTACGAATGGTAACCCACTTCCCGTcccgcaccgcagttaacagtaacaaaattttttacatataccatatatctatacgtttttataactgttaaaactgCACTGCAGTTAAACTGTTTGTCCCGTACCGCTCAAACCGCAGTTACCATTCGGAGCCATAATTATtctaaataaagaaattttcttCTCGAGAAAATATCAGCCAACACAAACAGAAAATGATTCGTAAGCTTGAAAACTCTTGACCTGGCGAAAACTGATTGCCGAAATTCCACGTGGCTAGTTTTTATTGGCTTATTGGCTCTCATTTGTTTCGCGGCAAAGATTCAGTACAATACGACGACCTCCTCCATGATGTTTCAAGAAGTTTCCGGAACTATGCGTGTTTGAATCCCCCCGAAAGGTAATTAACACGTAAGAAGCGAGGGCATTATCGTCAAATATTCTCCAATCTTAAATTCCTCCTATAAATACCGAAGGCTTCTTCTTCAGCGACAGTTTCATTATCTCGTGAATTTTTCCCCTCTCaaagcaaaagaaaacaaaaggcaTGGATTCATTCTCGTCCTTCTTCGATTCTCAACCAGGAAGCAGAAGCTGGAGCTATGATTCTCTCAAAAACCTCCGTCAGATCTCTCCCGCCGTCCAGAATCATCTCAAGAGGGTAACTTCCTTCTTCCTCGAACAAACCGCCGGTTCTTGATTAGAGACGCTAGTTATTCGATTCACAGAGATTCATTCCGTTTTCACGGTGTTGATCGTTGTAGTAGACTCGATCGCATCTCAGTTTTGTTTTAATCGTTGCGATTGTACTTCCTACAAATTTCTAGGGTTTCTAATTTCGTCGTGTTAGTCTCTGTGGAGAACACGATTTGTGATATTGAACTAGTTCTTTGTAATTATACTGATATGCGTTGAGGAGTGTTCTTATTAATTGGGGATGTTATGCTTCTTGTGGAGTTTGTAGGTTTATCTCACTCTGTGTTGTGCTCTCGTTGCGTCTGCGTTTGGAGCTTACCTCCACGTGCTCTGGAACATCGGTGGTATTCTCACTACCATTGGATGCTTTGGAAGCATGATTTGGCTGCTCTCCTCTCCTCCTTATGAGCAAGTACGTGAGCTTTCTTTCGTAAGGTCGCGTGCTTTCTTGTTGTATCCTGAcgttgttgtttcttttggtGCAGCAAAAGAGGCTTTCACTTCTGTTCCTGTCTGCTGTTCTCGAAGGTGCTTCAGTTGGTCCCTTGATCAAACTGGCAGTTGATTTTGACCCAAGGTGATTTGCCATTGTCTGTTCATGCTGGATTCTTTGTTAGATTTCTCTTAGAGCTGACACTTATTATCGCATTCCAGCATCCTCGTCACTGCGTTTGTCGGAACTGCGATAGCCTTTATCTGTTTCTCAGGGGCAGCGATGTTGGCAAGACGCAGAGAGTACCTCTACCTCGGAGGACTGCTTTCGTCTGGCTTGTCAATGCTAATGTGGCTTCAGTTTGCCTCTTCCATCTTTGGTGGCTCTGCATCCATCTTTAAGTTTGAGGTACCAATAAGCGTCTCCTTCTACTCTTTTTGTAGTTATTTCTCTTCCAGATTCCTCATATTGATATGGATATGGTGGTGCAGCTCTACTTTGGACTCTTGATCTTTGTGGGATACATGGTGGTGGACACTCAAGATATTATAGAGAAGGCCCACCTCGGTGACATGGATTACGTGAAACATTCGTTGACTCTTTTCACCGATTTTGTAGCTGTGTTTGTTCGTGTTCTCATCATTATGGTAAGTTTATTTCCTACGTGATATTgatttatctgttaaaagatatcCTTGTTGATGAGGCTTTCTGTTATACAGCTGAAGAACTCGGCAGATAAAGAAGATaaaaagaagaggaggaggaactGAGACTAAAAAGTGAGAAAGAAAGCTAATAGAGTGGGTGTTAtgtgtgtttcaaaaaataaaaaagagtggGTGTTATAAGTACATACATGAAAGCGTTGGTGTTTTTTACTTGTTTGGAACAGTTTTGGTAACAACACATGTTACTTATTTGTGTATTCCTCTTAGTGACTCCAGATTGTGAATGGATCAGTATCTTGAAACTCTGTTGAAAATTATCAGTTGGGAGCTATGTTTTTGCTAGTTTGATAACGCTTCTGGTAGGCCAGAGAAAAGCAAATATTGGACCTCTTTATCTTGTGG is a genomic window of Brassica napus cultivar Da-Ae chromosome A2, Da-Ae, whole genome shotgun sequence containing:
- the LOC106400628 gene encoding bax inhibitor 1-like, translating into MDSFSSFFDSQPGSRSWSYDSLKNLRQISPAVQNHLKRVYLTLCCALVASAFGAYLHVLWNIGGILTTIGCFGSMIWLLSSPPYEQQKRLSLLFLSAVLEGASVGPLIKLAVDFDPSILVTAFVGTAIAFICFSGAAMLARRREYLYLGGLLSSGLSMLMWLQFASSIFGGSASIFKFELYFGLLIFVGYMVVDTQDIIEKAHLGDMDYVKHSLTLFTDFVAVFVRVLIIMLKNSADKEDKKKRRRN